The following coding sequences lie in one Apium graveolens cultivar Ventura chromosome 1, ASM990537v1, whole genome shotgun sequence genomic window:
- the LOC141677677 gene encoding acyl carrier protein 1, chloroplastic-like, with translation MASVTASSISFTSLSFSLNQNKGFAKNSVSLSINGKSFPSLRLKSASRRFRVSCAAKPETVDKVCEIVRKQLAIEPTVAVSGDSKFAALGADSLDTVEIVMGLEEEFGISVEEESAQTIATVQDAADLIENLVEKKSSA, from the exons ATGGCTTCAGTCACAGCTTCTTCCATCTCCTTCacttctctctctttctctctcaacCAAAACAAG GGATTTGCTAAGAATTCAGTTTCACTCTCCATCAATGGAAAATCATTCCCTTCGCTTAGGTTGAAGTCAGCATCACGTCGCTTCAGGGTGTCATGCGCT GCCAAGCCCGAGACGGTGGATAAGGTATGTGAAATTGTGAGGAAGCAACTAGCAATAGAACCTACTGTTGCAGTCAGCGGAGACTCAAAGTTTGCAGCCCTTGGAGCTGATTCTCTTGACACA GTTGAAATTGTGATGGGACTGGAAGAGGAATTTGGAATCAGTGTGGAGGAAGAGAGTGCCCAAACAATTGCCACCGTGCAGGATGCAGCAGATTTGATTGAGAATCTTGTCGAGAAGAAGAGTAGTGCCTAA